CGATCAGCATCGCCACCAGCACGAAGCCGCCGGTCCAGCCCAGCATGTAGGCCAAGCCCCCGGGCGCACCCGGCATGCCGGAAAAGCCCTGCAGATACAGCGCGCCCGAGAGGCTGATGAAGGACGCCGCGCTCATCCAGTCGGCCGCGGTGGCCATGCCGTTGTAGATCGGCGGAATGCGCCGCCCGGCCACGTAGTATTCGTCCGGGTCGGAGGTGCGCCCGTACACGCCGATCACCGCATACATCATCACCGTCAGGAACAGGAAGATCGGGCCTATCCAGTGGCGCGAGAGGCCGCGCTGCTCGGCCCATGCCATGGCGGCGACGAAACCCACCAGGCCCAGCACATACAGGCCGAGGATGCGGTTGAGCTGGGCGATGTAAGAGCGCCCGGTCACCGGTTCAGTCATTGGGAGCCCTGCTGCGGCTCGCGCCCGCCCGCCTTGCCGCTGCGCTCATAGTGGCGCATGCCCAGGTAGTACACCCAGGTCAAGAGGATGAAGACCAGCACCCCGCCCTGCGCCGCCACCCAATAGCTGAAGGGCCAGGGGCCGACCTGAAACTGCAGCGCTTCGGCAAAGTAGCTCACGCCAAAAGACACCGCAAACCACAGCCCGAAGAGCACCAGCTTGAAGCCCAGATGGTGCAGATCGGCAAGCTGCGGATCCAGCGGCACGCCCACCCGCTCGGTGCCGGAGTCGGGCGTGGAAGTGGGCATGACGCGGGTGTTCAGCCAGCCAGGCGCTGCCAGGTGGCGACCACGGTATCGGGGTTGAGCGATATCGAGGCGATGCCTTCGCCCGCCAGCCACAGCGCGAAGTCGGGATGGTCGCTGGGCCCCTGGCCGCAGATGCCGATGTACTTGCCCTGGGCCTTGCACGCGGCAATCGCCTGCTTGAGCAAGGCCTTGACTGCGGGGTCGCGCTCATCGAAATCGTGCGCCAGCAGCTCCAGGCCCGAATCGCGATCCAGCCCCAGCGTGAGCTGGGTCAAGTCGTTGGAGCCGACCGAGAAGCCGTCGAAAAACTCGAGGAATTCATGGGCCAGCACGGCGTTGCTCGGCACCTCGCACATCATGATGAGCTTGAGTTCGTCCTCGCCGCGCTTGAGACCGTGCTCGGCCAGCAACTCGGTCACGCGCCGGGCCTGGCCGAGCGTGCGCACGAAAGGCACCATGACCTGCACGTTGGTCAGGCCCATCTCGCCGCGCACGCGTCGGATGGCCTCGCACTCCATCGCGAAAGCCTCGGCAAAGTCTTCGCTGATGTAGCGCGCCGCGCCGCGAAAGCCCAGCATGGGGTTTTCTTCGTCCGGCTCGTAGCGGCTGCCGCCGATCAGCTTGCGATATTCGTTGCTCTTGAAATCCGACAGGCGCACGATGACGGGCTTCGGATAGAACGCAGCGGCAATCGTCGCCACGCCTTCGGCCACCTTGTCCACGTAAAACGCCCGCGGACTGGCGTGGCCGCGCGCCACGCTCTCAACGGCTTTCTTCAGGTCGGCATCGACGGCGGGGTAGTCCAGGATGGCCTTGGGGTGTACGCCGATGTTGTTGTTGATGATGAATTCCAGCCGCGCCAGGCCCACGCCCTCGTTGGGCAGCTGGGCAAAATCAAACGCCAGCTGGGGGTTGCCGACGTTCATCATGATCTTGGTCGCGATTTTGGGCATTTCGCCGCGCTGCACCTCGGTGACTTCGGTTTCGAGCAGGCCGTCATAGATCTTGCCCGTGTCGCCCTCGGCGCAGCTCACCGTCACCAGGGTGCCGTCCTTGAGCAGCTCGGTCGCGTCGCCGCAGCCCACCACAGCCGGGATGCCGAGCTCGCGCGCAATGATCGCCGCGTGGCAGGTACGCCCGCCGCGGTTGGTGACGATGGCGCTGGCCTTCTTCATCACCGGCTCCCAGTTGGGGTCGGTCATGTCGGTCACCAGCACGTCGCCGGCCTGCACCGTGTCCATCTCGGCAATGCTGTGCACCAGGCGCACCGGACCGGTGCCTATCTTCTGGCCGATGGCGCGGCCCTCGACCAGCACCGCGCCCGAGCTCTTGAGCTTGAAACGCTGCTCGGCCTGGCCCTTGGTCTGGCTCTTCACCGTCTCCGGGCGCGCCTGCAGGATGTAGAGCTGGCCGTCGATGCCGTCCTTGCCCCACTCGATGTCCATGGGGCGGCCGTAGTGCTGCTCGATGATCAGGGCGTAATGGGCGAGTTGTTCGACCTCGGCGTCGCTCAGGGAGTAGCGGTTGCGCTGCTCGGCGACGACCTCGGTGGTCGTGACCAGCTTGCCGCTGGCCGCGCGCTCGGCGTCCGTGGCAAAGACCATCTGGATCAGCTTGGAGCCGAGGTTGCGCCGTATCAGCGCGCGCTTGCCCGCGCGCAGCATGGGTTTGTGCACGTAGAACTCGTCGGGGTTGACGGCGCCCTGCACCACCGTCTCGCCCAGGCCGTAGCTCGAGGTGATGAACACCACCTCCTCAAAGCCCGATTCGGTGTCTATGGTGAACATCACGCCGGCCGCCCCCTTGTCCGAGCGCACCATGCGCTGCACGCCGGCCGAGAGCGCAACCACGTCGTGCGCAAAGCCCTTGTGCACGCGATAACTGATCGCGCGGTCGTTGTACAGGCTGGCAAACACCTCCTTCATCTTGTGCAGCACGTCTTCGATGCCGACGACGTTGAGAAAAGTCTCTTGCTGACCGGCAAAAGAGGCATCGGGCAGGTCTTCGGCCGTGGCCGAGCTGCGCACCGCAAAACTGGCTTGGGTGTTGTCGCCGCAAAGCTGGGCAAAGGCCTCGCGCACGGCGTGTTCCAGGTCGGCCGGGAAGGGCTGGTTTTCCACCCAGGAGCGGATTTCGGCCCCGGCGGCGGCCAGCGCGCGCACGTCGTCCACATCCAGGGTCGCCAGGCGCGCGCTGATACGCGCATGCAGGCCTTCGTGTTTCAGGAACTCGCGAAACGCGTGCGCCGTGGTGGCAAAGCCCGTGGGCACGCGCACACCCTGGGGCAGCTGCGAGATCATCTCGCCGAGGCTGGCGTTCTTGCCGCCGACGACCTCGACGTCGCTCATCCTCAGGTTTTCAAACGGTACGACCAGGGCGGTCGCCTCATAGCGTGCAGACATGGGAAAGCTCCAGAAGTTGAAACCGGGTCTGCCGCCGCACCTTCATGAACAGGTGGACGCGCGCCCACGCAAGCCGCCGGGCTTTGTGGTTGGAGGTATGGGCCGGCGCACTGCATGGTGGGAATGGGAATAATCGCGCGATTGTAGGCGCAGGCCGCCAGCGCGCATGCAGCCCCTCTTGACCCCCTTGCAGGTTTTGCAGCCATGAACCCACGTACCGTGTTTTTCGTCTCGGACAGCACCGGCATCACCGCCGAGACCTTCGGCAACGCCATCCTGGCGCAGTTCGACATCGAACCGCGGCGCGTGCGCATGCCCTTCATCGATTCGCAGGACAAGGCCCACCAGGTGGTGCGCCAGATCAACCACACGGCGCAGCAGGAGGCCAACCGCCCCATCGTCTTCACCACGCTGGTGGACATGCAGGTGCTCAAAGTCATCCAGCAGGGCTGCAAAGGCATGCTGCTGGACATGTTCGGCACCTTCGTGCGGCCGCTGGAGGATGAGCTCGGCATGAAGAGCCACCACCGCGTGGGGCGCTTCTCCGACATCAGCCAGAACAAGGAATACCACGAACGCATCGAGGCGATCAACTTCAGCCTGGCGCACGACGATGGCCAGACGCACGAAGACCTGGCGGGCGCCGACGTGATCCTGGTCGGCGTGAGCCGCAGCGGCAAGACGCCCACCAGCCTGTACCTGGCGATGCAGCACGGGCTGAAGGCAGCCAACTACCCCTTGATACCCGAAGACTTCGAGCGCAAGCAGCTGCCCACCGCGCTGTTGCCGTTTCGCAGCAAGATCTTCGGGCTGACGATCAGCCCGCAGCGCCTGTCGGAGATCCGCAGCGAGCGCCGCCCGGGCTCGCGCTACGCCAGCCTGGACAACTGCCGCGCCGAGGTGCACGAGGCCGAGGCCATGATGCGCCGCTCGGGCATACGCTGGCTGTCGTCCACTACCAAGTCGATCGAAGAGATCGCGACGACCATCCTGCAGGAGATCCGGCCCGAGCGGCTCAGCTACTGAGACTCCATTGGCGCCACCAGCAGGACGATGTGGCCGGTTTGGGCCCTCTAGTCTTTTGCCGTCTCGATCCCACAATCAGGACATGGAGATTGCGATGAAACATGTCGAGCAGATCTGGAGCACCCCGCGCGGGCATTGGGTGGGCGACGGCTTTCCGGTGCGCACGCTGTTCAACTACAACCAGCACGCGCCGGTGCTGTCGCCCTTTTTGATGCTGGACTACGGCGGCCCGGTGCAGTTTCAGCCTACCGAGGCGCGCCGTGGCGTGGGCGAGCACCCGCACCGCGGGTTCGAGACCGTGACCATCGTCTTTGATGGCGAAGTCGAGCACCTGGATTCCACCGGCCGGGGCGGCACCATAGGCCCGGGCGACGTGCAGTGGATGACCGCGGCCAGCGGCATCCTGCACGAGGAATTCCATGGACGCGAGTGGGCGCGCAAGGGCGGCAAGTTCGAGATGGCCCAGCTCTGGGTCAACCTGCCGGCGAAGGACAAGCGCGCCGCGCCCGGCTACCAGGGCATCACGGCGGCGCAGATTCCCACCGTGGCGCTGGCAAACGGCGCGGGCAGCGCACGCATCATCGCCGGTGAGCTCGATGGCCAGCGCGGCCCGGCGCGCAGCTTTACGCCGATGCATGTATGGGACGTGCGGCTCAAGGCAGGCTGCGCGGCCGAGTTGCCCTTGCCCGAGGGCTGGACCGGCGCCCTCGTCGTGCTGCAGGGCCGCATCGACGTGGACGGCACCGAAGCCGCCGACGCGCAGACCGTGCACCTGAGCCGCGCGGGCAGCGCCGTCGCGCTCAAGGCACTCGAAGAAACCCATATGCTGGTGCTCAGCGGCCAGCCCATAGACGAGCCCATCGCGGCCTACGGCCCCTTCGTGATGAATACCGAGGCGGAAATCCGCCAGGCTTTCATCGACTTGCAAGCCGGCCATTTCGGCGAGATGCCGCGCGCGGCCAAGAACTGAAGGAGACCAATGCCATGTCGCAAGCGCAAGACGGCGTGATCGAGATCATCAGCGCGCGCGAGCGGCCGCTGGGCGGCTTTACGGTGCGCCGTCTGCTGCCCACGGCGCGGCGCAAGACCGTGGGGCCGTGGATCTTCCTTGACCACATGGGGCCGGCAGATTTTGCGCCCGACCAAGGCATCGACGTGCGCCCGCACCCGCACATCGGCCTGGCCACGGTGACCTATCTCTTCGAGGGAGAGATCCTGCACCGCGACAGCCTGGGCAACACCCAGACCATCACACCGGGCGACATCAATCTGATGGTAGCCGGGCGCGGCATCACGCACTCCGAGCGCGAAAGGCCACAGGTGCGCGCCAGCGCTCACCGCCTGCACGGGCTGCAACTGTGGCTGGCACTGCCTGACGCCGACGAGGAATGCGCGCCGTCCTTTCACCACTACGCGGCCGACGCGCTGCCGCGCGTGCAGATCGACGGCGTCAGCGCCCGCGTGATGATGGGCGCCGCCTGGGGTGTGAGGTCTCCAGTGCCGACCTATGCCGGCGCGCTGTACGCCGAGGCCGAGCTGCAAGCAGGGCAGCGTCTGCCACTGCCGCAGGCCACGCAACTGGCGATCTACCTTGCCCGGGGCAGCCTGCGCATCGGCGGGGCCACCGTGCCCGAGCACACGCTGGCCGTCGTCGACAGCAGCGTAGCAAGCCAGATGCAGGCAAGCAGCGACACCCGCATCGCCCTCATCGGCGGCGATGGCGTGGGAGAGCGCTTCATCGACTGGAACTTCGTCGCCAGCACCCGGGAGCGCATCGCGCAGGCGCGCGAGGACTGGGAGCAGCAGCGCTTTGCCAAGGTTGTAGGGGACACGCAGGAGTACATCGCGCTGCCGAAGTGACCGACTGATATACGACTACCGGGGGAAAACCAAGTCCGGTAGCATTCGCTTCATGCCGCCTCAACGGAGCACTGTCATGAACATCGCCGCTCGCATCTACAACAAGGTATTGACGCTGCCTCAGCAAGCAGCCAGCGAGGTACTGCAATTCGCGGAGTTCCTCGCTTCACGACACGCCCAGTCAGAAACGCAAGCGGCCGTTCGGCAAGAAGCCTCTAGGTTCTATGAGCGCTACAAGGCAGATCTCTCCCGCTACCGCTTTGATCGCGATGAGGCCAATGCCCGCTGAACCGCCAGCGCCCAAGGTCTTCCTGGACAGCAACGTCCTGATTTACGCCCTGGGGCAGGAACCGACCAAAAAGGCGGCGGCGATAGCGCTGCTTGATAGGCCCGCTACGGTGTCCACGCAGGTGCTCTCCGAGGTGGCCAACGTGATGCGACGCAAGCTTGGCTTCGGGCCGGAACATGCACAGGAAGTCGTCACCGACTTGATCACCCGCCTGGATGTGGTGCTGATAGGCACGCACACCGTACTTCATGCGCTGCGGCTAGCACAGCGCTATGCCCTCTCGCAATTTGACGCACAAATCGTGGCCAGCGCTCTGGAAGCTGATTGCGATAGCCTGTACTCGGAAGACATGCAGGCGGGGCAAGTTTTCGAAGGGCGCCTGCGCGTGATCAATCCGTTTGGCATGCCCGCACCGCTGACTTGACGCCCTCAAATGAATAGCAGCTAGCGCATGCCAGGCAAGGATTTCAGGCAGCTAAGTGCTTGAAATCCTTTGCCTGAAAGCGCAAGCAGCTCACTTTTTTGAGTTCTGTCGCTGCTCATTGCGCCGCGGCCGGGTTGCGCAAGCGGATGTGCAGCTCGCGCAGCTGCTTCTCGTCGACCGGGGACGGCGCCTGGGTCAGCAGGTCTTGCGCGCGTTGGGTCTTGGGAAAGGCGATCACGTCGCGAATCGACTCGGCGCCGGTCATCAGGGTGATGAGCCGGTCCAGCCCAAAGGCCAGGCCGCCGTGCGGCGGCGCGCCGTATTGCAGCGCGTCGAGCAGGTAGCCGAACTTGGCGCGCGCGTCCTCGGGGCCGATCTTGAGCGCGGCGAACACCTTGCTCTGCACCTCGGCGCGGTGGATACGCACCGAGCCGCCGCCCAGCTCCCAGCCGTTCAAGACCATGTCGTAGGCCTTCGAGAGGCAGGCGCCGGGGTCCGTATCCATCAGGTCCTCGTGCCCGTCCTTGGGGCTGGTGAAGGGGTGGTGCACGGCCACCCAGCGGTCTTCCTCGTCGTCGCGCTCGAACATCGGGAAGTCCACGACCCACAGCGGCGCCCAGCGGTCTTCAAACAAGCCGTGCTTGCGGCCAAACTCGCTCAGGCCGATCTTCAGGCGCAGCGCGCCGATGCTGTCGTTGACGATTTTGGCCTTGTCCGCGCCAAAGAAGATCAGGTCGCCGTCCTGCGCGCCGCTGCGCTGCAAGATCTCGGCAATCGCCGCGTCATGGATGTTCTTGACGATGGGCGACTGCAGCCCTTCCCTGCCCTTGGCCGCCTCGTTGACCTTGATCCAGGCCAGGCCCTTGGCGCCGTAGATCTTGACGAAGTCGGTGTAGCCGTCGATTTCGCCGCGCGAGATCTGCGCACCGCCGGGCACGCGCAGTGCAACGACGCGCCCGCCCGGCGTGGTGGCGGGGCCTGAGAAGACCTTGAAATCCACGTCGCGCATCACCTCGGTCAGCTCGGTGAATTCGAGCTTCACGCGCAGATCGGGCTTGTCCGAGCCAAAGCGGTGCATGGCCTCGGCGTATTGCATGACCGGGAATTCACCCAGGTCCACGCCGAGCTGGGTCTCGAAGACTTCCTTGATCATGCGCTGGAAGATGTCGCGGATTTCCTCTTCGCCCAGAAACGAGGTTTCGCAGTCGATCTGCGTGAACTCGGGCTGGCGGTCGGCGCGCAGGTCTTCGTCGCGAAAGCACTTGGTGATCTGGTAGTAGCGGTCGTAGCCGGCGACCATCAGCATCTGCTTGTACAGCTGGGGCGACTGCGGCAGCGCGAAGAACTGGCCGTCGTGCACGCGGCTCGGGACGAGGTAGTCGCGCGCGCCCTCGGGCGTGCTCTTGCCCAGCATGGGGGTTTCGATGTCGATGAAGCCTTCCCGATCCAGAAAGTTGCGCACCTGCAGCGCGGTGCGGTAGCGCAGCATCATGTTGCGCTGCATGACCGGGCGGCGCAAGTCCATCACCCGGTGCGTGAGGCGCGTGGTCTCCGACAGGTTGTCGTCGTCCATCTGGAAGGGCGGCGTGACCGAGGGGTTGAGCACCGTGAGTTCGTGGCACAGCACCTCGATCTGACCGCTCTTGAGCTTGTCGTTGGTCGTGCCCTCGGGGCGCGCGCGCACCAGGCCCTTGACCTGGATGCAAAACTCATTGCGAATGTCTTCAGCGACGGCGAACATCTCGGGGCGGTCGGGGTCGCAGACCACCTGCACATAGCCCTCGCGGTCGCGCAGGTCGATGAAGATCACGCCGCCGTGATCGCGCCGACGATTGACCCAGCCGCACAGGGTGACGGTCTGGCCCATCAGGGCTTCGGTCACGAGACCGCAGTAGTGGGAACGCATGGGCATGGTGTGTTTCTTCCTGCGCCCGCCGCGGGGCGCGCTATCGGTCATTGAGTGGCGCGGCTGGCGTCGGCGAGCACCGGATCGGGCGGCACAACCACCCCCATCGAGACGATGTACTTGAGCGCCTCATCGATGCTCATCTCGAGCTCTATGCATTCGCTCTTGCGCATCAGCACGAAGTAGCCGCTGGTCGGGTTCGGCGTGGTCGGCACGTAGACGCTGACGAATTCGTCGCGCAGGTAACCGGCCACCTCGCCGTTGGGCGTGCCGGTGACAAAGGCCACCGTCCACACCCCGTCGCGCGGCCACTGCACCAGCACGGCGGTGCGAAAGGCGTTGCCGCTTTCGGAAAACAGCGTCTCCGACACCTGCTTGACGCTGGAATAAATGGAGCGCACCACAGGGATGCGACTGACCAGCGCATCGCCCATGGCGACGAGCTTGCGGCCGAAGAAGTTGCGCGCCAGCGCCCCCACGACCAGCAGGATGAGCAGCGTGAGCACCACGCCAAAGCCGGGGATGTGAAAGCCCAGCAGGCGATCCGGCTGCCACGATTCGGGCAGGATGGCCAGCGTCTGGTCCAGCAGCCCCACCACCCAGGTCAACACCCAGGCGGTGATGATCACCGGAACGATCACCAGCAGACCGGAAAACAGCCATTTGCGCAAAGCGGCCATCAAGCGGTTCTCTCAGGCGTCCGAACTGGCCGCAGCGCTTGCCGGGGCTGCGGCGGGCGCTTGTGTTTTGGTAGCATCAGCGCCCACGGCCGCAGTGTCGCCGCCGGCCGGCGCGCTGCTCTTGCGGCCGCTGAAATCGGTTGCATACCAGCCCGTGCCCTTGAGCTGAAAACCGGCGGCCGTCAGCTGCTTGGCGTAGCTCTGCTGCCCGCAGGCGGGGCAGGTGCTCAGGGGAGCGTCCGAGATCTTTTGCAGCACGTCCTGGGCGTGGCCACAGTGGCTGCAGCGGTAGGCATAGATGGGCATCTGAAGCGGTGCAAAATTCTTGCAAAGCCCACGATTATAGGTAGCGCCCGCTGCATTCGCGGGCGCGTGCGCCGGCTGCGGCTCAGGCGGGCGCGGCCTCGTAATGGTGCACGCGCCCCTTCTGGTCGGCAATGAACTGCGGCGCGAGCGAGCCGCCGATCATGCCGGCAAACGAGCCGATCAAGCCCGCCAGCTGCTGCGGAAAGGCTTCGTTGAGCACTGGACTCGCGACGAACCACAGCCACACGCCGATCCCCATGACCACCGCCAGCAGCGCCCCCTGGGTGGTTGCGCGCTTCCAGTACACGCCCATGAGCAGCGGCACGAAGGCGCCCACCAGCGGCACCTGGTAGGCGCCCGAGACCAATTCGTAGATGGACGAGCCTTCCATGGTGATGGAATACACCAGCACGCAAAAGGTGAAGACCAGCACGCTCACGCGCATGGCCTTGAGCGTCTGCTGGTCGCTCATACCGGGCTTGAGGTTGCGCAGGATGTTTTCCACGAAGGTGGTCGCGGGCGCCAGCAGCGTGGCGGACGCGGTGGACATGATGGCCGAGAGCAGCGCGCCAAA
The DNA window shown above is from Comamonas sp. NLF-1-9 and carries:
- a CDS encoding DUF4212 domain-containing protein, with product MPTSTPDSGTERVGVPLDPQLADLHHLGFKLVLFGLWFAVSFGVSYFAEALQFQVGPWPFSYWVAAQGGVLVFILLTWVYYLGMRHYERSGKAGGREPQQGSQ
- the ppsA gene encoding phosphoenolpyruvate synthase — protein: MSARYEATALVVPFENLRMSDVEVVGGKNASLGEMISQLPQGVRVPTGFATTAHAFREFLKHEGLHARISARLATLDVDDVRALAAAGAEIRSWVENQPFPADLEHAVREAFAQLCGDNTQASFAVRSSATAEDLPDASFAGQQETFLNVVGIEDVLHKMKEVFASLYNDRAISYRVHKGFAHDVVALSAGVQRMVRSDKGAAGVMFTIDTESGFEEVVFITSSYGLGETVVQGAVNPDEFYVHKPMLRAGKRALIRRNLGSKLIQMVFATDAERAASGKLVTTTEVVAEQRNRYSLSDAEVEQLAHYALIIEQHYGRPMDIEWGKDGIDGQLYILQARPETVKSQTKGQAEQRFKLKSSGAVLVEGRAIGQKIGTGPVRLVHSIAEMDTVQAGDVLVTDMTDPNWEPVMKKASAIVTNRGGRTCHAAIIARELGIPAVVGCGDATELLKDGTLVTVSCAEGDTGKIYDGLLETEVTEVQRGEMPKIATKIMMNVGNPQLAFDFAQLPNEGVGLARLEFIINNNIGVHPKAILDYPAVDADLKKAVESVARGHASPRAFYVDKVAEGVATIAAAFYPKPVIVRLSDFKSNEYRKLIGGSRYEPDEENPMLGFRGAARYISEDFAEAFAMECEAIRRVRGEMGLTNVQVMVPFVRTLGQARRVTELLAEHGLKRGEDELKLIMMCEVPSNAVLAHEFLEFFDGFSVGSNDLTQLTLGLDRDSGLELLAHDFDERDPAVKALLKQAIAACKAQGKYIGICGQGPSDHPDFALWLAGEGIASISLNPDTVVATWQRLAG
- a CDS encoding pyruvate, water dikinase regulatory protein, whose translation is MNPRTVFFVSDSTGITAETFGNAILAQFDIEPRRVRMPFIDSQDKAHQVVRQINHTAQQEANRPIVFTTLVDMQVLKVIQQGCKGMLLDMFGTFVRPLEDELGMKSHHRVGRFSDISQNKEYHERIEAINFSLAHDDGQTHEDLAGADVILVGVSRSGKTPTSLYLAMQHGLKAANYPLIPEDFERKQLPTALLPFRSKIFGLTISPQRLSEIRSERRPGSRYASLDNCRAEVHEAEAMMRRSGIRWLSSTTKSIEEIATTILQEIRPERLSY
- a CDS encoding pirin family protein — translated: MKHVEQIWSTPRGHWVGDGFPVRTLFNYNQHAPVLSPFLMLDYGGPVQFQPTEARRGVGEHPHRGFETVTIVFDGEVEHLDSTGRGGTIGPGDVQWMTAASGILHEEFHGREWARKGGKFEMAQLWVNLPAKDKRAAPGYQGITAAQIPTVALANGAGSARIIAGELDGQRGPARSFTPMHVWDVRLKAGCAAELPLPEGWTGALVVLQGRIDVDGTEAADAQTVHLSRAGSAVALKALEETHMLVLSGQPIDEPIAAYGPFVMNTEAEIRQAFIDLQAGHFGEMPRAAKN
- a CDS encoding pirin family protein, whose product is MSQAQDGVIEIISARERPLGGFTVRRLLPTARRKTVGPWIFLDHMGPADFAPDQGIDVRPHPHIGLATVTYLFEGEILHRDSLGNTQTITPGDINLMVAGRGITHSERERPQVRASAHRLHGLQLWLALPDADEECAPSFHHYAADALPRVQIDGVSARVMMGAAWGVRSPVPTYAGALYAEAELQAGQRLPLPQATQLAIYLARGSLRIGGATVPEHTLAVVDSSVASQMQASSDTRIALIGGDGVGERFIDWNFVASTRERIAQAREDWEQQRFAKVVGDTQEYIALPK
- a CDS encoding DUF2281 domain-containing protein translates to MNIAARIYNKVLTLPQQAASEVLQFAEFLASRHAQSETQAAVRQEASRFYERYKADLSRYRFDRDEANAR
- a CDS encoding PIN domain-containing protein, translating into MPAEPPAPKVFLDSNVLIYALGQEPTKKAAAIALLDRPATVSTQVLSEVANVMRRKLGFGPEHAQEVVTDLITRLDVVLIGTHTVLHALRLAQRYALSQFDAQIVASALEADCDSLYSEDMQAGQVFEGRLRVINPFGMPAPLT
- the aspS gene encoding aspartate--tRNA ligase; amino-acid sequence: MPMRSHYCGLVTEALMGQTVTLCGWVNRRRDHGGVIFIDLRDREGYVQVVCDPDRPEMFAVAEDIRNEFCIQVKGLVRARPEGTTNDKLKSGQIEVLCHELTVLNPSVTPPFQMDDDNLSETTRLTHRVMDLRRPVMQRNMMLRYRTALQVRNFLDREGFIDIETPMLGKSTPEGARDYLVPSRVHDGQFFALPQSPQLYKQMLMVAGYDRYYQITKCFRDEDLRADRQPEFTQIDCETSFLGEEEIRDIFQRMIKEVFETQLGVDLGEFPVMQYAEAMHRFGSDKPDLRVKLEFTELTEVMRDVDFKVFSGPATTPGGRVVALRVPGGAQISRGEIDGYTDFVKIYGAKGLAWIKVNEAAKGREGLQSPIVKNIHDAAIAEILQRSGAQDGDLIFFGADKAKIVNDSIGALRLKIGLSEFGRKHGLFEDRWAPLWVVDFPMFERDDEEDRWVAVHHPFTSPKDGHEDLMDTDPGACLSKAYDMVLNGWELGGGSVRIHRAEVQSKVFAALKIGPEDARAKFGYLLDALQYGAPPHGGLAFGLDRLITLMTGAESIRDVIAFPKTQRAQDLLTQAPSPVDEKQLRELHIRLRNPAAAQ
- a CDS encoding DUF502 domain-containing protein gives rise to the protein MAALRKWLFSGLLVIVPVIITAWVLTWVVGLLDQTLAILPESWQPDRLLGFHIPGFGVVLTLLILLVVGALARNFFGRKLVAMGDALVSRIPVVRSIYSSVKQVSETLFSESGNAFRTAVLVQWPRDGVWTVAFVTGTPNGEVAGYLRDEFVSVYVPTTPNPTSGYFVLMRKSECIELEMSIDEALKYIVSMGVVVPPDPVLADASRATQ
- a CDS encoding FmdB family zinc ribbon protein, translating into MPIYAYRCSHCGHAQDVLQKISDAPLSTCPACGQQSYAKQLTAAGFQLKGTGWYATDFSGRKSSAPAGGDTAAVGADATKTQAPAAAPASAAASSDA